One window from the genome of Nitrospira defluvii encodes:
- a CDS encoding thiosulfate oxidation carrier complex protein SoxZ, with amino-acid sequence MAEPKLAPPVARLSTSDYPRGPARIRLPRRIAKGDVIRIQAKVRHPSRTGLKMTGEHAFGPDPDNPAIYIRLLEIYYGDTKIAWYEMSSAVSDDPIVTFPLKASREAPVRVVFTSSEGKTYETSAPLKFTVD; translated from the coding sequence TGAACCGAAGCTCGCTCCGCCGGTCGCGCGACTTTCCACGTCAGACTATCCCCGTGGACCGGCTCGCATTCGGCTGCCTCGCCGGATCGCCAAAGGGGACGTGATTCGCATCCAGGCCAAGGTCCGCCATCCCTCGCGCACCGGCTTGAAGATGACCGGAGAACATGCCTTCGGCCCGGATCCAGACAATCCCGCCATCTATATCAGGCTGCTCGAAATTTACTACGGCGACACCAAGATTGCTTGGTACGAGATGTCATCGGCGGTCAGCGACGATCCAATCGTGACCTTTCCGTTGAAGGCGTCCAGGGAAGCGCCGGTGCGGGTGGTGTTCACCAGCAGCGAAGGCAAGACGTATGAAACCAGCGCGCCGCTGAAATTTACTGTGGACTGA
- a CDS encoding c-type cytochrome, giving the protein MGKSSGSVIVGVVFSCLALSIGESVSAVSAEWAIPQEAEALANPIAPSQESRGRGAMIFSRRCAVCHGENGRGDGPSSLSLGVRPTDLTGQAVFAQSNGRLFWKISIGRGPMPSWDVVLSEEDRWHVINYLRALPTAP; this is encoded by the coding sequence ATGGGAAAATCTAGTGGCTCGGTCATCGTTGGGGTGGTGTTCAGTTGTTTGGCTTTGAGTATCGGCGAGAGCGTTTCTGCGGTTTCCGCCGAATGGGCGATTCCCCAAGAGGCTGAGGCACTCGCCAATCCCATTGCCCCCTCTCAGGAATCGAGGGGACGGGGGGCAATGATCTTTTCGCGACGGTGTGCGGTATGCCATGGCGAGAATGGACGCGGGGACGGCCCCTCGTCATTGAGTTTGGGCGTTCGTCCCACGGATCTGACGGGCCAAGCCGTCTTTGCTCAGTCGAATGGGCGATTGTTCTGGAAAATCTCGATCGGCCGCGGGCCCATGCCGAGCTGGGATGTCGTCCTATCCGAGGAAGACCGCTGGCACGTCATTAACTATCTACGAGCCTTACCCACGGCGCCATAG
- a CDS encoding beta-propeller fold lactonase family protein produces the protein MLPYDRTLTCLKASLLFALGWPLFASTVLAATIYVGNQGGNSISVIDAVSRQVVETIPLSTTNPHNLTLSADGKTLYVANVGSSNVLVLDLKSRKEVASIPAGTKTHGVTVSPDGRFLYTADVGSNTVSVIELAGYRVVDTIDVGKKPMLIVFTPDGQRAYVSNGGSADVMVVDPATRKVLTSIFAGKDVMGTAITPDGKEVWVSEGGENMVSVIDTRSNTIAHEIPVGAEAHGLALSPDGRFVAVTNRKDNTLSLINVGSHLVMNTIPVGRRPDIVVFSPDGRELYVTSRDTGTVEVIDVAGKKVVASIVVGKDPHGIIVGP, from the coding sequence ATGCTGCCCTACGACAGAACACTCACTTGCTTGAAGGCCTCCCTTCTGTTCGCGCTGGGCTGGCCTTTGTTCGCCTCCACCGTGCTTGCCGCCACGATCTATGTCGGCAACCAAGGCGGGAATTCGATTTCCGTGATCGACGCCGTCAGCCGCCAGGTCGTCGAGACCATTCCCCTCTCGACGACCAATCCGCATAATCTGACGCTCTCCGCAGACGGGAAGACGCTCTATGTCGCGAACGTCGGGAGCAGCAATGTCCTGGTTCTGGATCTCAAGAGCCGCAAAGAAGTGGCCTCGATTCCGGCCGGGACGAAAACTCACGGAGTCACGGTCAGCCCCGACGGGCGGTTTCTCTATACGGCCGACGTTGGTTCGAACACCGTGTCGGTCATCGAATTGGCCGGCTATCGCGTCGTCGATACGATCGACGTCGGCAAGAAGCCCATGCTGATCGTCTTTACTCCTGACGGGCAACGCGCCTATGTCTCGAACGGAGGCTCGGCGGATGTGATGGTGGTGGACCCGGCTACGCGTAAGGTGTTGACCAGCATCTTTGCCGGCAAAGATGTCATGGGTACGGCTATCACGCCGGATGGGAAAGAAGTCTGGGTCTCCGAGGGCGGCGAGAACATGGTATCCGTGATCGACACGCGGTCCAACACCATCGCGCATGAGATACCGGTCGGCGCCGAGGCGCATGGACTGGCGTTGAGTCCTGACGGCCGGTTTGTGGCGGTGACCAACCGAAAAGACAACACGCTCTCGCTTATCAACGTCGGATCCCACCTCGTCATGAACACCATCCCCGTCGGACGGCGTCCGGACATCGTCGTGTTCTCGCCCGACGGCCGGGAGCTGTACGTGACCAGCCGGGACACCGGGACGGTCGAGGTGATCGACGTGGCGGGCAAGAAAGTGGTGGCCAGCATCGTGGTGGGGAAAGATCCGCATGGCATCATTGTCGG